The proteins below come from a single Roseiflexus sp. RS-1 genomic window:
- a CDS encoding glycosyltransferase family 39 protein, translating into MGHTPHLTFPAPGLAALFAIALALRLYRIDAQSFWYDEGLTIALAVQPLDAIARAAAADVHPPLYYWLLHGWVLLMGTGEAAARAFSAVCGAAAVVLTTILGRRWFGESAGWLAGIAATVSPFAIHYSQETRMYALAMLLAICLWLAFDAAIREQSTPDTPRTLRQSRWMWWILYSLTALAALATHYFMVAFVAATALAGALVLRRNALLLWIALHLTLAGFFLLLVWGSRERLAVWTFAKQPTDPLFILSDALRVFSLGPAAAPVFWFWLIGFVALLALALTTWRTSPRATGMALAWLVVPLAAIIILSLNQPYYKARFLLPALPAFHLLLGAGGSTLARSAPAHSGALLTAIWLIAAAVTPLRNEWFDPAFQRDDYRSLTRAIAATARPDDAILLIGPGQIDVFDYYFHGSQTRYLLPRFRPLDPSSTIAELEQMAQQHRRVYGVFYVPYEADPNGVVNAWLADHAFRAESRWYGGVELVVYELGSVGAPLRAMNARFGDALLLERAAVSSLKISGGDAVRIELHWRVVAPPGRDLMIFVHLLDPNNRIVAQHDGPLAPVPTTAWQPDETHRSRAAALVPPDAPRATYRLLIGVYDPQTGERLRLDDGRDGVEVGA; encoded by the coding sequence ATGGGTCACACTCCACATCTGACATTTCCCGCCCCCGGTCTCGCGGCGCTCTTCGCAATTGCGCTGGCGCTGCGCCTCTACCGCATCGATGCCCAGAGTTTCTGGTACGACGAAGGGCTGACGATTGCGCTTGCCGTCCAGCCGCTCGACGCCATCGCGCGCGCCGCCGCCGCTGATGTGCACCCGCCCCTCTATTACTGGTTGCTCCACGGGTGGGTGCTGCTGATGGGGACCGGCGAAGCGGCGGCGCGCGCGTTCAGCGCAGTGTGCGGTGCAGCCGCTGTGGTTCTGACGACGATCCTCGGACGGCGCTGGTTCGGCGAGAGCGCCGGATGGCTCGCCGGCATCGCCGCCACAGTCTCCCCTTTCGCCATTCATTACAGCCAGGAAACCCGCATGTACGCGCTGGCAATGCTGCTGGCAATCTGTCTCTGGCTGGCGTTTGACGCTGCAATCCGCGAACAGTCAACGCCGGACACACCGCGCACGCTGCGACAATCACGCTGGATGTGGTGGATACTCTACAGTCTCACGGCACTGGCAGCCCTTGCGACTCATTACTTCATGGTAGCATTTGTGGCAGCGACGGCGCTTGCGGGTGCGCTGGTTCTGCGACGCAATGCGTTGCTGCTGTGGATTGCCCTGCACCTGACTCTCGCCGGGTTCTTCCTTTTGCTTGTCTGGGGAAGTCGGGAGCGTCTGGCAGTCTGGACATTCGCCAAACAACCGACCGACCCGCTCTTCATCCTGTCTGATGCGCTGCGCGTGTTCAGTCTTGGACCGGCGGCGGCGCCAGTGTTCTGGTTCTGGCTCATCGGCTTCGTGGCGCTGCTGGCGCTGGCGTTGACGACGTGGCGCACATCGCCGCGCGCGACCGGCATGGCGCTCGCCTGGCTCGTGGTTCCGCTGGCAGCGATCATCATCCTTTCCCTGAACCAGCCGTACTACAAAGCGCGCTTCCTGCTCCCGGCGCTGCCGGCGTTTCATCTGCTCCTCGGCGCTGGCGGATCAACGCTGGCGCGCAGCGCGCCAGCGCATTCCGGCGCGCTGCTGACCGCAATCTGGCTCATTGCCGCCGCTGTGACGCCACTGCGTAACGAGTGGTTCGATCCCGCCTTCCAGCGCGACGACTACCGCAGCCTGACGCGGGCAATCGCGGCGACTGCACGCCCCGACGACGCTATCCTGCTGATCGGTCCGGGTCAGATCGATGTGTTCGACTATTACTTCCACGGTTCACAGACCCGCTATCTCCTGCCGCGCTTCCGACCTCTCGATCCATCCTCCACGATCGCCGAACTCGAACAGATGGCGCAGCAGCACCGGCGGGTATACGGCGTCTTCTATGTTCCCTACGAAGCCGACCCGAATGGCGTGGTGAACGCCTGGCTCGCCGACCACGCTTTTCGCGCCGAAAGCCGCTGGTACGGCGGCGTCGAACTGGTTGTCTATGAACTCGGATCGGTCGGCGCTCCGCTACGTGCGATGAACGCGCGTTTCGGCGACGCCTTGCTGCTCGAACGCGCCGCAGTCTCGTCGCTGAAGATTTCGGGCGGCGATGCCGTGCGGATCGAACTGCACTGGCGCGTGGTTGCACCACCCGGACGTGACCTGATGATCTTCGTTCATCTGCTTGATCCGAATAACCGGATCGTCGCGCAACACGACGGTCCCCTGGCGCCAGTTCCCACAACTGCGTGGCAACCCGACGAAACCCATCGCAGTCGGGCAGCGGCGCTCGTCCCGCCCGACGCGCCGCGAGCGACGTACCGCCTGCTCATCGGGGTCTACGACCCGCAAACCGGCGAACGGCTGCGACTCGACGATGGCAGAGATGGGGTGGAAGTGGGTGCGTAG
- a CDS encoding GGDEF domain-containing protein has protein sequence MKQIEQERRSFEQQRRRIYRVAGVLGMLAILYTQYIIYIGTEESPLYEIIYTINHIAFAGVCFAIVWTLGQQQIPLERVERFMLFFFIFQSLVFNSIVPALLRQHLDNLFLDTIGDDIWFLLIVCVLAVHLYDLRRGALIAGIVYSLSFAIVVVQIVSWNMPGIDGEDSEHVLRAYLMGGALLVFLVVLAMYRSHIERLHTEYEVMANLAYTDTLTSLPNRRRLYEDVYRLIALAERYGQEFCVCLFDLDHFKRLNDTHGHLVGDQVLQEVAQVARLHLRAADLFGRWGGEEFVVLLPQTRLNDAQTALERVRLALHTIALPNVHAITASFGIAAYLPGDTSESLLHRADQALYLAKATGRNRIVLDSDPVEAWGV, from the coding sequence ATGAAGCAGATCGAACAGGAACGCCGCTCCTTCGAGCAGCAGCGTCGGCGCATCTACCGCGTTGCAGGAGTGCTCGGTATGCTGGCGATCCTGTATACGCAGTACATTATCTACATCGGAACCGAAGAGTCCCCGCTGTACGAAATCATCTACACCATCAACCATATTGCGTTTGCCGGCGTTTGCTTTGCAATTGTCTGGACGCTGGGACAGCAACAGATACCGCTGGAGCGCGTCGAACGGTTCATGCTCTTCTTTTTCATCTTCCAGTCGCTTGTCTTCAACAGCATCGTTCCGGCGTTGTTGCGCCAGCATCTCGACAATCTCTTTCTTGACACGATTGGCGACGACATCTGGTTTCTGCTGATCGTCTGCGTGCTGGCGGTTCACCTCTATGATCTGCGGCGTGGCGCATTGATTGCCGGAATCGTGTATAGTCTGTCCTTTGCGATTGTCGTAGTGCAGATCGTGTCCTGGAATATGCCCGGCATCGACGGCGAGGACAGTGAACATGTCCTCAGAGCCTATCTGATGGGAGGTGCATTGCTGGTGTTTCTGGTCGTCCTGGCGATGTACCGTTCGCATATCGAGCGTCTCCACACCGAATACGAGGTTATGGCGAATCTCGCCTATACCGATACCCTGACCAGCCTGCCCAACCGCCGTCGTCTGTACGAAGATGTGTACCGCCTGATCGCACTGGCGGAACGGTATGGGCAGGAGTTCTGCGTCTGTCTGTTCGATCTGGACCACTTCAAGCGCCTGAATGACACCCATGGTCATCTGGTCGGCGATCAGGTGTTGCAGGAAGTGGCGCAGGTGGCGCGGCTGCATCTGCGCGCTGCTGATCTCTTCGGGCGCTGGGGCGGCGAAGAGTTCGTCGTCCTGCTGCCGCAAACACGTCTCAACGATGCGCAGACGGCGCTGGAGCGGGTGCGTCTGGCGCTGCACACTATTGCTCTCCCCAATGTGCACGCTATCACCGCAAGCTTTGGCATCGCAGCGTATCTTCCCGGCGATACCTCCGAATCACTCCTGCACCGCGCCGATCAGGCGTTATACCTTGCCAAAGCCACCGGGCGCAACCGGATCGTTCTGGACAGCGATCCGGTCGAGGCGTGGGGTGTATAG
- a CDS encoding STAS domain-containing protein, translated as MSNEVFTDHYAVVLNRAPFEWSVNEGRLRFFGIPSALLWLNPSLLNILRPLADEIGIPLFRLLVAHSGSFGTAEDYHDVVKALGATFEEGLLAWGEVISTIGWGRLELPFCDMQQRRAIVRIRNPWELDMQRGQAVNWGCPFLQGKIIGLFTHAFGVPCWADEKNMVTDGDETSVEFHVYESNRTIESEIAILREARERERQQRLLDEIAAKTLELQKANEERLQLQEQIIAMQARTLAELSTPLIPLNKRVLLMPLIGAFDSQRTQLTVDRLLHGVAEYHASVVILDITGVPIVDTHVASALMQAAQAVRLLGAEVVLTGIRPEVAQTLVGMGVSLQGIVTRGTLQSGIEYANSTQ; from the coding sequence ATGTCGAACGAAGTGTTTACCGATCACTATGCTGTCGTGCTCAATCGCGCACCGTTCGAGTGGTCGGTCAACGAAGGGCGACTGCGGTTTTTTGGCATACCGTCTGCGCTCTTGTGGTTGAATCCCTCGTTGTTGAACATTCTGCGCCCGCTGGCAGATGAGATCGGCATTCCGCTCTTTCGCTTGCTGGTGGCGCATAGTGGAAGTTTCGGCACTGCCGAAGATTATCACGACGTGGTGAAAGCGCTGGGCGCCACATTCGAGGAAGGACTCCTCGCCTGGGGGGAGGTCATCAGTACGATTGGATGGGGGCGCCTGGAGTTGCCATTCTGTGATATGCAGCAACGACGGGCGATTGTGCGCATTCGCAACCCGTGGGAACTTGACATGCAGCGCGGGCAGGCGGTGAACTGGGGATGCCCGTTCCTCCAGGGCAAGATCATCGGTCTGTTCACGCATGCCTTCGGCGTCCCGTGCTGGGCTGACGAGAAGAATATGGTGACCGACGGGGATGAGACATCTGTTGAGTTCCACGTGTATGAATCGAACCGCACGATTGAGAGTGAGATTGCCATCCTGCGCGAGGCGCGCGAGCGTGAGCGCCAGCAACGCCTGCTCGACGAAATCGCCGCCAAGACGCTGGAACTTCAGAAGGCGAACGAAGAGCGCCTGCAACTTCAGGAGCAGATTATCGCAATGCAGGCGCGCACGCTGGCTGAACTTTCGACGCCGCTCATTCCGCTGAATAAGCGCGTCCTGCTGATGCCGCTGATCGGCGCCTTCGACTCGCAGCGCACGCAACTGACGGTTGATCGCCTGCTACACGGCGTTGCTGAATACCATGCGTCGGTGGTGATCCTCGATATTACAGGCGTGCCGATTGTGGATACGCACGTGGCAAGCGCGCTGATGCAGGCGGCGCAGGCGGTGCGATTGCTGGGAGCGGAAGTGGTGCTGACCGGTATCCGCCCCGAAGTCGCCCAGACGCTCGTCGGCATGGGGGTGAGTCTGCAGGGTATTGTCACACGCGGAACCCTTCAGAGCGGCATCGAGTATGCGAACAGCACCCAGTAG
- a CDS encoding glycosyltransferase family 4 protein: MPKRIVICTAQVPFARGGAELLVDGLRDALQARGHLVDVVALPYAWQPHERLIPSALAWRLLDLEHVNGVPVDQIICTKFPSYAARHPRKVVWLVHQHRQAYDWYGTPLSDFANTPEDRAIRDQLLRMDRTTLSEAQRLFAISRNVATRLKRFIGLDAQPLYPPSRYVGRLRSGPYGDYLLSDARLDAAKRLDLLLRALARTRLPVRCVFIGAGEERARLERLASDLRLGSRVEFRGFVPDDELIDLYASARAVYYAPFDEDYGFTAVQALAAARPVITASDAGGVLEFVDHGVTGLVAPPDPDALAAHIDALFEDVARAERLGAAGPARVADISWDRVLQALVL; this comes from the coding sequence ATGCCCAAGCGCATTGTAATCTGCACGGCGCAGGTGCCGTTTGCGCGTGGCGGCGCTGAACTGCTGGTCGATGGATTGCGGGATGCCCTTCAGGCGCGCGGTCATCTGGTGGATGTGGTTGCGCTCCCCTATGCCTGGCAACCGCACGAACGCCTCATCCCATCGGCGCTGGCGTGGCGTCTCCTCGATCTCGAGCATGTCAACGGCGTGCCGGTCGATCAGATCATCTGCACCAAATTCCCATCGTATGCGGCGCGCCATCCGCGCAAGGTCGTCTGGCTGGTTCATCAGCATCGTCAGGCATACGACTGGTACGGCACACCGCTCTCCGATTTCGCCAATACTCCGGAAGACCGTGCAATCCGCGATCAACTGCTGCGAATGGACCGCACGACGCTGAGTGAGGCGCAGCGGCTGTTCGCCATTTCACGGAATGTCGCAACGCGCCTCAAGCGGTTCATTGGTCTGGACGCGCAACCGCTCTACCCGCCAAGCCGGTATGTCGGGCGTCTGCGATCTGGTCCGTATGGCGATTACCTCCTTTCCGATGCGCGTCTCGATGCTGCCAAACGCCTCGATCTGCTCCTCCGGGCGCTTGCCCGCACCAGGCTTCCCGTGCGCTGCGTGTTCATCGGCGCCGGTGAGGAGCGCGCACGGCTGGAACGCCTGGCATCCGACCTGCGCCTGGGTTCACGCGTCGAGTTTCGCGGTTTTGTGCCCGATGACGAATTGATCGACCTGTATGCCTCGGCGCGCGCCGTCTACTATGCGCCGTTCGATGAAGACTACGGGTTCACTGCGGTTCAGGCGCTGGCTGCCGCACGCCCGGTGATCACTGCCAGTGATGCAGGCGGCGTGCTGGAGTTTGTCGACCATGGCGTCACAGGGCTGGTCGCCCCGCCGGATCCCGATGCGCTTGCGGCGCATATCGATGCGCTGTTCGAGGATGTTGCACGTGCAGAACGCCTCGGCGCCGCCGGACCGGCGCGCGTGGCGGATATTTCATGGGATCGGGTTCTTCAGGCATTAGTGTTGTAA
- a CDS encoding FG-GAP repeat domain-containing protein yields the protein MRSAIISILMLITLTGFCSAPASTSPSLPPASARELVQWTYLADSDAPPMAGPLEQTMMLSLDIDRDGRDDIVVGGRGRAPALVWLRYTASGWQRSLIEPESLSIEAGGAFADIDGDGDLDIVAGEDYSSNRVFWWENPYPHNDPNTGWTRRTIKSGGQNRHHDQVFGDFNGDGRMELAFWNQGNRNQPSILYIASIPPDPRQATLWSSTAIFTSTVYAEGLTAADIDGNGVTDLVGGGYWFRFENGRYVAEAIDAGQRGIRVVAGQIIPGGRLEVVTSTSHGQGTITLYRWTGAGWERRVLIDRVEDAHSLALADLNNDGALDIFCGEMRLDGSNPDSRMILLFGDGAGNFHLAEGPPGVDHHESRLGDIDGDGDLDILGKPYNFETPRLDIWLNGTNNPTKLSLSRWQRHVIDDARPDRAIFVLHGDLDGDGFPDVVSGAWRYRNPGRADGVWVRSAIGEPLRNAALLADMDGDGDLDIFGTQGRGSERNGQLAWARNDNGTFTILTNLNAGSGDFLQGAVGAHFTPEGPFEIALSWHEAGRGIQKIHVPDDPDRTVWTLRTISSLSQDEDLSADDIDRDGDLDLLQGTRWLRNDGSAWTSLVLSDSSGNPDRNRLADINRDGRLDAVVGFEAIGVPGKLAWYEQGDDPAARWTEHIIAVDVIGPMSLDVGDIDGDGDLDIVVGEHDPYRPDRARLLIFENDDGHGSRWRRWVVFTGDEHHDGALLVDIDRDGDLDIISIGWSHNRVMLYENLAAPLSPAPTPSPHPPVPTPESPTPRDQHRVHLPAIMTLP from the coding sequence TTGCGTTCCGCTATCATCAGCATTCTGATGCTCATAACGCTCACCGGTTTCTGCTCAGCGCCCGCCAGCACTTCCCCGTCGCTCCCTCCCGCTTCCGCCCGTGAACTGGTTCAATGGACCTATCTGGCGGATAGCGACGCTCCTCCGATGGCAGGTCCTCTTGAGCAAACGATGATGCTCTCGCTCGATATTGACCGCGATGGGCGCGATGATATTGTCGTCGGAGGGCGTGGCAGAGCGCCAGCGCTTGTCTGGTTGCGCTACACGGCAAGCGGATGGCAGCGTTCCCTGATTGAACCGGAAAGCCTGAGCATCGAAGCTGGCGGTGCATTTGCAGACATCGACGGCGACGGCGACCTGGACATTGTTGCCGGAGAGGATTACAGCAGCAACCGCGTTTTCTGGTGGGAAAATCCGTACCCGCACAACGACCCAAACACCGGCTGGACCAGGCGAACGATCAAAAGCGGCGGGCAGAATCGGCACCACGACCAGGTGTTCGGCGATTTTAACGGCGACGGACGAATGGAACTGGCGTTCTGGAATCAGGGAAATCGGAATCAGCCGTCGATTCTGTACATCGCTTCGATTCCACCCGATCCGCGTCAGGCGACCCTCTGGTCATCGACTGCGATCTTCACGTCCACCGTCTATGCCGAGGGTCTGACCGCCGCCGATATTGACGGGAATGGCGTGACCGATCTGGTCGGCGGCGGGTACTGGTTTCGTTTCGAGAACGGCAGGTACGTTGCTGAAGCGATCGACGCCGGACAGCGCGGTATTCGTGTTGTCGCCGGTCAGATCATCCCCGGCGGTCGTCTGGAAGTCGTCACGAGCACCAGTCACGGGCAGGGGACGATTACCCTGTATCGCTGGACAGGCGCCGGTTGGGAGCGTCGGGTGTTGATCGATCGCGTGGAGGATGCCCATAGCCTGGCGCTTGCCGATCTCAACAATGATGGCGCGCTGGATATTTTTTGCGGGGAAATGCGTCTCGATGGCAGCAACCCCGATTCGCGCATGATCCTGCTTTTCGGCGATGGCGCAGGCAATTTCCATCTCGCCGAAGGACCGCCGGGGGTCGATCACCACGAATCGCGATTGGGCGACATTGACGGTGATGGCGACCTGGATATTCTTGGCAAGCCGTACAACTTCGAGACGCCGAGGCTGGATATCTGGCTAAACGGAACAAATAACCCGACCAAACTCAGTCTGTCGCGCTGGCAGCGGCATGTTATCGACGATGCCCGACCGGATCGCGCGATTTTTGTGCTGCACGGCGATCTTGACGGCGATGGTTTCCCGGATGTGGTCAGTGGTGCGTGGCGGTATCGCAATCCGGGACGCGCCGATGGCGTGTGGGTGCGCTCAGCTATCGGCGAGCCACTGCGCAATGCCGCGCTTCTGGCGGACATGGATGGCGACGGCGACCTGGATATCTTCGGCACGCAGGGTCGCGGTTCAGAGCGAAACGGGCAGCTGGCGTGGGCGCGCAACGATAATGGCACATTTACGATTCTGACCAACCTGAATGCCGGTAGCGGCGACTTCTTGCAGGGAGCGGTCGGTGCGCATTTCACGCCTGAAGGTCCATTCGAAATCGCGCTTTCCTGGCACGAAGCCGGGCGCGGCATTCAGAAGATACACGTCCCGGACGACCCGGATCGCACGGTGTGGACACTGCGCACGATCTCATCACTATCGCAGGACGAAGACCTCAGTGCTGACGATATCGACCGGGACGGCGATCTCGACCTGCTCCAGGGCACGCGCTGGTTGCGCAACGATGGTAGTGCGTGGACATCGCTGGTGTTGAGTGATAGTTCCGGCAATCCAGATCGCAACCGTCTGGCGGATATCAACCGTGATGGACGGCTGGACGCGGTGGTGGGGTTCGAAGCGATCGGCGTTCCCGGCAAACTCGCCTGGTATGAGCAGGGGGACGACCCGGCGGCGCGATGGACGGAGCATATCATCGCCGTCGATGTTATCGGTCCCATGAGCCTGGATGTTGGCGACATCGACGGCGATGGCGATCTCGACATCGTGGTCGGCGAGCACGATCCGTACCGACCAGACCGTGCACGTCTGCTGATCTTCGAGAATGATGACGGGCACGGATCGAGATGGCGGCGCTGGGTGGTCTTTACCGGCGATGAGCACCACGACGGTGCGCTTCTGGTTGATATCGACCGCGATGGCGATCTCGACATCATTTCGATTGGGTGGTCGCACAATCGCGTCATGCTGTATGAAAACCTGGCGGCGCCGCTCTCGCCTGCTCCCACCCCATCGCCGCATCCGCCTGTCCCTACACCGGAATCACCCACCCCGCGCGATCAACATCGTGTGCATCTTCCGGCGATTATGACGCTGCCATAG
- a CDS encoding ROK family protein, giving the protein MSVYLGIDLGGTKIAAAAVDVRTGERLLQLIVPTEAHEGPAAVIERMAALAAQVCTQANVALEHIPAIGIGVPGVIDLERGVTVLLPNLPSGWRNVPLAANITHLTGRPTAIINDARAFTLAEATFGAGRDASSVVGITLGTGIGGGIAFNGRLHLGIDGTAGEVGHMTIDPYGPRCGCGNRGCLETFASGPSITAMGLRAVAQGMTTQIGALVDYDLNKITPGVIARAAENGDTVAREILQRAGSYLGIGIANLITIFSPERVVIGGGLSRLGEWLLEPARAEVTARCHLTPLDRVQIMLAQLGGEAGVIGAAVWAAQRYPAWSMDVR; this is encoded by the coding sequence ATGAGTGTCTACCTCGGCATCGATCTGGGCGGCACCAAGATCGCCGCAGCCGCCGTTGATGTACGCACCGGCGAGCGCCTGCTGCAACTGATTGTCCCCACCGAAGCCCACGAGGGACCGGCGGCGGTCATCGAGCGCATGGCAGCGCTGGCGGCACAGGTTTGCACTCAAGCCAATGTTGCGCTCGAACATATTCCGGCGATTGGCATTGGCGTACCCGGCGTCATCGATCTGGAGCGCGGAGTTACAGTGTTGCTACCCAATCTGCCATCAGGCTGGCGGAATGTTCCGCTCGCCGCCAACATTACTCATCTTACCGGTCGCCCGACGGCAATTATCAATGATGCGCGCGCGTTTACCCTGGCGGAGGCGACCTTTGGCGCCGGGCGCGATGCGTCCAGCGTCGTCGGCATCACGCTGGGCACCGGCATTGGCGGCGGTATTGCGTTCAATGGGCGACTGCACCTGGGCATCGACGGCACTGCTGGCGAGGTCGGGCATATGACGATCGACCCGTACGGACCGCGCTGCGGCTGCGGCAACCGGGGCTGCCTGGAGACATTCGCCAGCGGTCCTTCGATCACGGCGATGGGGTTGCGCGCTGTTGCCCAGGGAATGACAACCCAGATCGGCGCGCTGGTGGACTATGATCTGAACAAGATCACGCCCGGCGTCATTGCGCGCGCCGCCGAGAATGGCGACACGGTTGCGCGCGAGATCCTTCAGCGCGCCGGGAGTTATCTCGGCATCGGCATCGCCAACCTGATCACGATCTTCAGCCCCGAACGTGTCGTGATCGGCGGCGGACTGTCGCGCCTGGGTGAGTGGCTTCTCGAACCGGCGCGCGCTGAGGTGACAGCGCGTTGCCATCTCACTCCGCTCGATCGCGTTCAGATTATGCTGGCGCAACTGGGCGGCGAGGCGGGCGTGATCGGCGCAGCAGTGTGGGCAGCGCAACGCTACCCTGCATGGTCAATGGACGTTCGGTGA
- a CDS encoding Gfo/Idh/MocA family protein: MKSHTITLLGTGLIGMFYAMTLHGHRGRDRIATVYSRTPGRAEAFAAQWGIANATSDLKAAIEDPDTDTVIIGLPNDQHVLATEMAAAAGKAVLCTKPLGRTAAEARQMLEAVEKAGVFAGYLEDLVYTPKTLKALESVKAGALGDVLWVRSRETHPGPHSAWFWDAHVAGGGAIIDLGCHCAEIIRNFAGKNNRPVEVMCWADTLVHPIAAEDNAIALIRFENGAVGQFEVSWTFRGGMDLRDEVAGTNGTIWLNHFLRTGFEMFTAAGGGYVAEKAETETGWLFPVGDEVHELGYNHMFTDMFEAMDNNRAPMETFYDGYVVNAILDAAYRSAKSRQWEAVDIEWRATEPMKPLRRVAQEIDGYALVKEERMHGNKLKQILSDRTTGRIIERVIDIQ; the protein is encoded by the coding sequence ATGAAATCGCACACCATCACACTCCTCGGCACAGGACTGATCGGCATGTTCTACGCCATGACGCTCCACGGGCATCGTGGGCGTGATCGGATTGCGACGGTCTACTCACGCACGCCCGGGCGCGCTGAGGCGTTCGCTGCGCAGTGGGGCATTGCGAACGCCACCAGCGACCTCAAAGCAGCGATTGAAGACCCCGATACCGATACGGTCATCATCGGTTTGCCCAACGATCAGCATGTGCTTGCGACCGAAATGGCGGCGGCAGCCGGTAAAGCAGTGCTCTGCACCAAACCGCTGGGACGCACCGCAGCCGAAGCGCGACAGATGCTCGAAGCGGTCGAGAAGGCGGGTGTGTTCGCCGGATACCTGGAAGACCTGGTCTATACCCCCAAAACGCTCAAAGCGCTGGAGTCGGTTAAAGCCGGTGCACTGGGCGACGTGCTCTGGGTGCGTTCGCGTGAGACGCATCCCGGACCGCACAGCGCCTGGTTCTGGGATGCGCACGTGGCAGGCGGCGGAGCAATTATCGACCTGGGATGCCACTGCGCCGAGATCATTCGCAATTTCGCCGGTAAGAACAACCGACCGGTAGAGGTGATGTGCTGGGCGGACACGCTGGTGCATCCGATCGCTGCCGAAGATAACGCAATTGCGCTGATCCGATTCGAGAACGGCGCTGTCGGACAGTTTGAAGTCAGCTGGACCTTCCGCGGCGGCATGGACCTGCGTGACGAGGTTGCCGGAACGAACGGCACCATCTGGCTCAACCACTTTCTGCGCACCGGCTTCGAGATGTTTACCGCCGCTGGCGGCGGATACGTCGCCGAAAAGGCGGAGACCGAAACCGGCTGGCTCTTCCCGGTCGGTGATGAAGTGCACGAACTGGGGTACAACCACATGTTCACCGACATGTTCGAGGCGATGGACAACAACCGCGCGCCGATGGAGACGTTCTACGATGGCTATGTGGTCAACGCCATCCTGGACGCCGCTTACCGTTCGGCGAAGTCGCGGCAGTGGGAAGCGGTAGATATCGAATGGCGCGCAACTGAGCCGATGAAGCCGCTGCGCCGCGTTGCGCAGGAGATCGACGGGTATGCGCTGGTGAAGGAAGAGCGCATGCACGGCAACAAATTGAAACAGATCCTCTCCGATAGAACCACCGGTCGGATCATCGAACGGGTGATCGATATCCAGTGA
- a CDS encoding sugar isomerase domain-containing protein codes for MTLDPAPALDYLERAEAIVRRVRETQIDAIIRAAQICADSIAAGGLVHMFGTGHSRIPIEEMFPRHGSFPGFHPIVELSLTYHNPVVGANGQRQAMFLEKVEGFGQVILRNFVFGPHDSFMIFSNSGVNQVVIDVALEARARGMPVIAVVSVAHCLASSPRHSSGRRLIDCADVTIDTCSPAGDALVTVEGLAYPVGPGSTIGFAAVVNALKCLVAAELTKRGQPPLVLTSSVLIGNAASAELFERTYDDYRARVAQVYGGKRDQDQASC; via the coding sequence ATGACCCTCGACCCCGCCCCCGCACTCGACTATCTGGAACGCGCTGAAGCGATCGTGCGCCGGGTGCGCGAGACCCAGATCGATGCGATTATCAGAGCAGCGCAGATCTGCGCCGATTCGATCGCCGCCGGTGGATTGGTGCACATGTTCGGCACCGGGCACTCGCGCATTCCGATAGAGGAAATGTTTCCGCGCCACGGCAGTTTCCCCGGCTTTCATCCAATCGTCGAACTGTCGCTCACCTACCACAACCCGGTGGTTGGGGCAAACGGGCAACGTCAGGCGATGTTCCTCGAAAAGGTTGAGGGGTTTGGTCAGGTGATCCTGCGCAATTTTGTGTTTGGTCCTCACGACAGTTTCATGATCTTCTCGAATAGCGGGGTCAATCAGGTGGTGATTGATGTGGCCCTCGAAGCCAGAGCGCGCGGCATGCCGGTGATCGCCGTAGTGTCGGTCGCCCACTGTCTGGCATCGTCGCCGCGTCACAGCAGCGGCAGGCGCCTGATCGATTGCGCCGATGTGACGATCGATACCTGTTCACCGGCTGGCGATGCGCTGGTGACGGTTGAAGGACTGGCATACCCGGTTGGTCCTGGCTCGACAATCGGGTTCGCGGCAGTGGTCAATGCGCTCAAATGCCTGGTTGCCGCCGAACTGACGAAACGCGGTCAGCCGCCGCTGGTGCTGACGAGTAGCGTGCTGATCGGGAACGCTGCGTCGGCGGAACTGTTCGAGCGCACATACGACGACTATCGGGCGCGGGTGGCGCAGGTCTACGGCGGAAAGCGCGACCAGGATCAGGCGTCGTGTTGA